The Chanodichthys erythropterus isolate Z2021 chromosome 1, ASM2448905v1, whole genome shotgun sequence genome segment GGTTCCGTTAACACGGAGAACATTCCGTATTCTGCTGAGGCGGGCTACTTTGTGGCCAAGATCAGGGCTGTAGATGCAGATTCTGGTTACAACGCGCTGCTGTCTTACCACATCTCTGAACCCAAAGGAAACAATCTGTTCCGAATCGGAAGCAGCAGCGGGGAGATCAGGACTAAGAGGAGAATGAGTGACAATGACCTGAAAACTCACCCGCTGGTCATTTTGGTGTGTGATAACGGAGAGCCCTCACTGTCAGCGACTGTGTCTATTGATGTTGTGGTTGTTGAAAGCGCAGGTGACGTCAAGACTCCATTCAGACACGCGCCGATAAAGGAGGAGAGTTTCTCGGATTTAAATCTGTATTTGCTGATCgccattgtgtgtgtgtccgtcatcttTTTACTGAGCCTCATCAGTTTGATAGCTGTAAAATGCCACAGGACAGACGGCAGTTTGGGCAGGTACAGCGCCCCGATGATCACCACACACCCTGACGGGAGCTGGTCTTACTCCAAAGCTACTCAGCAGTATGACGTGTGTTTTAGCTCGGACACGCTGAAGAGTGACGTTGTGGTTTTCCCCGCGCAATTTCCTCCTGCAGATGCAGAACTGATCAGTATTAATGGAGGAGACACTTTTACCAGAACACAAACACTTCCTAATAAAGAAAAGGTAAGATAAGTTATTACTTGGTctttactttctttctttttttcgtGGCAAATTGAGTCTTTGTTGCGATTTCTCTCTTTTGCTTGTAGTTGCAAGATATTGTTTTTTCGTTTGGAGTGCACGGTTATATTTCTGCACAGTGAGTTAACATTGTGTTATTTGAACTGTTTATATTCTTATTATGTATTTGGAGCTGTTTGTGGTATTGAACACTTCGCGTCCGAACGTCAGATGCTCTATCAAGAGAAAGCAAAATGGCATGTATAGTACAGTATTTTAAAGTACTGAAACTTAATTTTCtctattttgtttttatcttAGTGCAGTATGCATTGACAAAACCTACAAACATAAAACAGTATAGTTTTGGTAGATTGTAATAATCACTTAATTTTAATCTTCAATAATATGACAAAAGTATTAATTCTGAAATGCATCTACGGCACTTTTAAAGACATTGGGTCTCTTTTCACTGAATTATCATCTACTTCGCCTCCATTTGTCCACGCGGTGTCGTTAGAGACCGAGATTTTCTCTTACCTCGGCTGCAAAGCTCCTCCTCAGTTAAGGGAGGGTACGGTTTATCACGTGGTGCTTTTGTTCGCGAAAGGCCACATTACTGTCTCCGTTTCTGCAGGAGCTGTGAAGAATTACGGTGTTGTGTGGCTATTACCGAATGGATGAAACGGATCTATTGAAGGAATTATGAAAATGTCAAAACAAGGATTTAAATCGTGGATGTATTTCATTGTAGCGTTTTCCATTTGGAATATTACCGATGGACAGATTGTGTATTCAATATCAGAGGAGGCTGATCCGGGAACCACAGTGGGAAATATAGCAAAGGATTTGAACCTAAATCTTCAAGAATTAGAGCTTCGTGGGTTTCAAATCGTTTCAGGCCCAAATAAGAGGTATTTCAATGTTAATTTGAAAGGTGGTGTTCTCCTCGTAAAGGAGAGAATAGACAGAGAACAGTTATGCGGAAGGAGCAGCAAATGCTCTTTGGAATTAGAAGCTATTGTTAACACTCCCGTAAACATGTATCGACTGGAAGTGAATGTTTTAGACATAAACGATAACACTCCTACTTTTAAGTCACCAAAGACAGAACTAAATATTGCGGAATCAGCTTTCCCCGGCGAGAGATTTACATTACCAAGTGCGTTAGACGCGGATGTAGGCAGTAATTCTGTGAAAAGCTACAAGCTCAGCCCGAACGAGCATTTCTCTCTGGATGTACAGAGCGGAGGAGATCAGAGTGTATCTGCTGAATTAGTGCTGCAGAAAGCTTTAGATCGAGAAAAacagtctgtgattcagctcacaCTGACCGCTGTAGACGGAGGAAAACCTCCAAGATCAGGAACAtcacaaattattattaatgtggAGGATGCGAATGATAACATCCCTGTATTTAGTAAATCTCTTTACAAAACACGAATTATGGAAAATGCGCCCCCGGGCACCTCTGTTGTCACTGTCCATGCTAGCGACGCTGATGAGGGCTTGAACGGggaaattatttattcatttatacgCAGTGATGATGACAATATTGCTAACGCTTTTACCATTGATTCTGTCAGTGGCCTCATCTCTGTTGTGGGGAACATTGATTACGAATCAAGCAATGCCGTAGAAATCCGTGTCCAAGCAAAAGACAAAGGTCAAAAACCAAGGGCTGCTCATTGTAAAGTTTTAATCGAAATTGTTGATGTTAACGATAATGTACCTGATATTTCAGTGACATCTCTCGCTGAAACGGTGAGAGAAGACGCTGCTGTTGGTACAATGGTGGGATTGATCACCGTTAAAGACGGAGACGGGGGGAAAAACGGTGCAGTTGTTCTTAAGATACGCGATTCTGCACCTTTTCGCATACAGAATACATACAAGAATAAATATTCTCTAGTGGTAGACGGTCCTCTAGACAGAGAGCGCGCGTCCGAGTATAACGTGACCATCACAGCTACTGATGAAGGGACTCCGCCTCTCTCCAGCACCAGTGTCATTGCTGTACACGTTTCTGATGTGAATGACAACGCGCCGCGCTTTCCAGAGCCCGTCATTAATGTTTATGTGAAAGAGAACAGTCAGATTGGAGCTGTTATTCACACAGTTTCTGCTTTAGATCCTGACGTAGGTGATAATGCCCGGATAACATATTCTGTACTGGAAAGCTCTAAAAGCGGCCCGGTAACATCCATGATCAACATCAACTCTGACAGTGGAGATATTCACAGTTTACAGTCGTTTAACTATGAGGAGATGAAAACTTTCCAGTTTAAAGTTCAGGCCACAGACTCTGGTGTTCCTCCTCTCAGCAGTAACGTgactgtaaatgtttttatcCTGGATGAGAACGACAACAGTCCCGGGATTCTCGCGCCCTATTCCGAGCTCGGTTCCGTTAACACGGAGAACATTCCGTATTCTGCTGAGGCGGGCTACTTTGTGGCCAAGATCAGGGCTGTAGATGCAGATTCTGGTTACAACGCGCTGCTGTCTTACCACATCTCTGAACCCAAAGGAAACAATCTGTTCCGAATCGGAAGCAGCAGCGGGGAGATCAGGACTAAGAGGAGAATGAGTGACAATGACCTGAAAACTCACCCGCTGGTCATTTTGGTGTGTGATAACGGAGAGCCCTCACTGTCAGCGACTGTGTCTATTGATGTTGTGGTTGTTGAAAGCGCAGGTGACGTCAAGACTCCATTCAGACACGCGCCGATAAAGGAGGAGAGTTTCTCGGATTTAAATCTGTATTTGCTGATCgccattgtgtgtgtgtccgtcatcttTTTACTGAGCCTCATCAGTTTGATAGCTGTAAAATGCCACAGGACAGACGGCAGTTTGGGCAGGTACAGCGCCCCGATGATCACCACACACCCTGACGGGAGCTGGTCTTACTCCAAAGCTACTCAGCAGTATGACGTGTGTTTTAGCTCGGACACGCTGAAGAGTGACGTAGTGGTTTTCCCCGCGCAATTTCCTCCTGCAGATGCAGAACTGATCAGTATTAATGGAGGAGACACTTTTACCAGAACACAAACACTTCCTAATAAAGAAAAGGTAAGAAATTCGCATTTAATGACGCTTAGTTGCAAAATAATTACGCCTAAGCATATGAAAGATTGGCGTTTATACTGTTCAGAGCATTACTCTTCTTTGTGGCCTCATGTTGTTTTATAATTTCCTTTATATGCATTTGCCTGAGTAACTAATTGTATTGATTTTTGCTGATTGTTATTTTAAGATGTAAGCGTGCGCTCTCACAGTTTTCATAGGCACACTTGTTATTGTCCAAGATACTGAAGTCTATCTCATTTCCTGTTTGCGTGACGGGGGATGTCCCtttttgcagtgttttttttttcaagttgaAATCTTTATTCGTATGGGTTTTATTTTAGTCGAATTTCATGTTTACAGCTTGATGATTCTTGTTCATATGCCTATTTTTCGTCCctttaagtttatatatatatatatatatatatatatatatatatatatatatatatatatatatatatatatatatatatatataataagtttatatatgtaacattttttatatatttttactagtgggtgcaggacactatagttcatttatgtacgcgaggatagcaaaataaagtaaactgtgacatattatacccaaaaattctttatACAGTgaactaccagtaaaattgataacaatttgaaaccaaaaattattcagacactttgacctgaccatgttttgcataagtgttatctgacataattaagattattttttcctgacacagtttaactctaaaatcttgtcatattttattacttttatttatttatttatttatttatttatttatttagttatttttttattttattttattttattttattttatttttatgatcatTATTGTAGTGAATAAAGtgtattaatgaattaaatgttcaaggtgtctgaatacattttggttgactaatatatatatatatatatatatatatatatatatatatatatatatatatatatatataatcaggtGAAATGAGAAATTTAATTGATTGCgtcaattaaacatttttggaaacaaacaaacaaaaaatataaatcatttaaaaataagacGTGCCCTAATCATAATTCATTTTCTGgctgatttgaaaaaaaaaaaaaaaaaaaaaaaaaaagtctcagtttattatattttaaaatatctctataacagcatttaaaaaaaaaaaaaaaatgaatccgcTGTACAGCATgcgtatattttattttaactttttccACAAGATGTCACTATGAGACTACACATTTCACCGTTTATCAGTTTTGCAAAGCTCCTCCCTGTTTGGGGAGGGTTTTGTTTCTTGCGGAGCGCTTTGTTCTCCAGTCTTCGGTCTGTGTTTGCTAGAGATTCAGTTTTGTGCTTGCCTCTGAAAATACCTTTTTGTTCTCAAACGGCTATGGTCACGGAATATAGATACAATGGTGCGACAACGACAAAGGACGTCGATCTTTCTCATTGTATTCTTTTGCATTTGGAAATTCTGTAATGGGCAGATTGTTTATTCCGTGTCGGAGGAGGCAAAACCGGGGACAACTGTCGGGAATTTAGCAAAGGACTTCAACCTGAATTTAGACGATCTGGAGCTTCGGGGATTTCGTATCGTTTCAGGTCAGAATGAGAAATATTTCGACCTAAATCGAAAGACGGGAGCACTTCATATTAAAGACAGATTAGACAGAGAGGAGCTATGCGGACGGAGCTCAAAATGTGTGTTGGAACTGGAGGCCATTGTAAATTCTCCGTTGAATATGTACCGTTTTGAAGTAAACGTTTTAGATATAAATGATAATGCACCTGCATTTGCCTCTCAGAAAAAATATCTGAATGTTTCAGAGCTGGCTTTGCCAGGGGAGAGGTTTCCGATACAGAACGCGTTTGACGCTGATGTGGGCAGCAATTCTATAAAGAGCTATAAGCTGAGTCCAAATGAACACTTCTCTCTCGATGTACAGAGCGCAGGAGAGCAAAGTGTATCTGCTGAGTTAGTGCTGCAGAAAGCTTTAGATCGAGAAAAACAGGCTTTGATTCATCTCACATTGACTGCTGTAGATGGAGGAAAACCTCCAAGATCTGGAACAATGGAGATAATCGTAAATGTTGAGGATATAAATGATAACATTCCGGTGTTTAGTAAATCCCTTTATAAAGCTCGTGTGAGTGAGAATGCGCCACATGGTACATCAGTTATAACTGTTCATGCAAGGGATTTAGATGAGGGTCTGAATGGAGAAGTAGTTTATTCTCTTCTGAATCATGACTCTAACAAAAACATAATGCCATTCGCTATAGATTCCACTTCCGGTTTGATATCTGTCCAAGGCAATATAGACTACGAAGAATATGCTGCTATTGAAATACGCGTCCAGGCAAAAGATAAAGGCCAAAACGCACGAGTGGCTCACTGTAAAGTTTTAATTGAAATTCTCGATATTAACGATAATGTACCTGAAATATCAGTGACATCTCTCGCTGAAACTGTAAGAGAGGACGCTGGTGCTGGTACAATGGTGGGGTTGATAACTGTTAAAGACGGGGATGCGGCTAAAAACGGTGCTGTTATTCTTAAGATACGCGATTCTGTACcattcaaaatacaaaatacttacaaaaataaatattctctaGTGGTAGATGGTCCTCTAGACAGAGAGCGCGCGTCCGAGTATAACGTGACCATCACAGCTACTGATGAAGGGACTCCGCCTCTCTCCAGCACCAGTGTCATTGCTGTACACGTTTCTGATGTGAATGACAACGCGCCGCGCTTTCCAGAGCCCGTCATTAATGTTTATGTGAAAGAGAACAGTCAGATTGGAGCTGTTATTCACACAGTTTCTGCTCTAGATCCTGACGTAGGTGATAATGCCCGGATAACATATTCTGTACTGGAAAGCTCTAAAAGCGGCCCGGTAACATCCATGATCAACATCAACTCTGACAGTGGAGATATTCACAGTTTACAGTCGTTTAACTATGAGGAGATGAAAACTTTCCAGTTTAAAGTTCAGGCCACAGACTCTGGTGTTCCTCCTCTCAGCAGTAACGTGACTGTGAATGTTTTTATCCTGGATGAGAACGACAACAGTCCCGGGATTCTCGCGCCCTATTCCGAGCTCGGTTCCGTTAACACGGAGAACATTCCGTATTCTGCTGAGGCGGGCTACTTTGTGGCCAAGATCAGGGCTGTAGATGCAGATTCTGGTTACAACGCGCTGCTGTCTTACCACATCTCTGAACCCAAAGGAAACAATCTGTTCCGAATCGGAAGCAGCAGCGGGGAGATCAGGACTAAGAGGAGAATGAGTGACAATGACCTGAAAACTCACCCGCTGGTCATTTTGGTGTGTGATAACGGAGAGCCCTCACTGTCAGCGACTGTGTCTATTGATGTTGTGGTTGTTGAAAGCGCAGGTGACGTCAAGACTCCATTCAGACACGCGCCGATAAAGGAGGAGAGTTTCTCGGATTTAAATCTGTATTTGCTGATCgccattgtgtgtgtgtccgtcatcttTTTACTGAGCCTCATCAGTTTGATAGCTGTAAAATGCCACAGGACAGACGGCAGTTTGGGCAGGTACAGCGCCCCGATGATCACCACACACCCTGACGGGAGCTGGTCTTACTCCAAAGCTACTCAGCAGTATGACGTGTGTTTTAGCTCGGACACGCTGAAGAGTGACGTAGTGGTTTTCCCCGCGCAATTTCCGCCTGCAGATGCAGAACTGATCAGTATTAATGGAGGAGACACTTTTACCAGAACACAAACACTTCCTAATAAAGAAAAGGTAAGAAATGTTCATCAAAAGTGAAGTAAACACATTATTCTGTTCGATTTAGTCtaaagttgcattttttttttattcttcgtGCTGTATATAGTTaattcagtatttatttttatttatttatttagattaaGACTGAGGGAAATTAAAGAACCATTGCCATTTTCTCCTGAAATGTTTATTCCTGTTTTGCACAGGTTTAGTTTTATCGTCTTTTTGCAGTAGCGCGCTCTGTCCGTGGTGCTGAAAACGCAAATGCTCTTAGAAATCCACTGCTATTTATCCGATATTGCCATAAacttatgaacatatttctgttcCAGGTCTTTTTGTCCCGTCTTTTaagttcacttttttttaaagctttcaTTTTGTAGTTATAAAATAGCCTTGTTCAGTATATGCATTTGATGACACTTTTATAACTAGACAGCCAGTATGTGGACACTTTGGCCAATTTAGAcattatcatttattattattattattattattattttattattttacaactAATAGATTAAACAtatcaaaatgttatttaataacTGTAGAGTTTGCAGTTGTCCGCACGATGTCACTAGCATTCCATTTTACAGGAGAATTTCCATAACTCCACTATAAGCTCCGCCTCATTTTGTAGCTTCCCGAGCAGAGAGGCTTTGTTCAGAATTCGCCATTGTGTCAGGAAGCTGCTGTAATGCGCGGTTTCGTGTGATATTTCCTCAGCGACTATGTTATCGGATTTTTACGATTTTGTCATATTCAGAAGATTTAGAGACAATGGAATCCAAAGACCAATCAAAATTTCGGCTTTGGCTTTGTGTTTACTTGCTGTGTCGGCTTTGGAATATAACGGGCGGACAGTTTGTCTATTCCGTGTCTGAGGAAGCGAATCCAGGAACTGCAGTTGGGAATTTGGTGAAGGATTTTAATCTGAATATTCAAGATCTAGAGGTACGAGGGTTTCATATAGTTCCGGGACCGAACAAAAGGTATTTtgatttaaatacaaaaactgGCATTCTCAGTGTCAGAGAAAGAATTGATCGAGAAGAGATCTGCGAGCAGAATGTCAAATGTTCGCTGCCTTTAGAAGCCATGATTAGCTCTCCGTTGAATATTTACagatttgaaataaatgttgttgacATTAATGATAATGCACCCGTATTTCGGACATCAATAATACATCTAAATATTACTGAATCAGCCATTCCAGGGGAGAGATTTCCATTACAGAGAGCGTTAGATGCTGATGTTGGCGTTAATTCGGTTAAGAGCTACAAACTGAGTCCAAACGAGCATTTCTCTCTGGATGTACAGAGCGGAGGAGATCAGAGTGTATCTGCTGAATTAGTGCTGCAGAAAGCTTTAGATCGAGAGAAACAGTCTGTGATCCAGCTCACACTGACCTCTGTAGACGGAGGAAAACCTCCCAGATCAGGTACAACAGAGATTATTGTTAATGTTGTCGATGTTAATGATAATATTCCTGTCTTCAGTAAGTCTTTGTATAAAGCCAAAACCACTGAGAATGCGGCGCGTGGTACTCACGTGATCACCGTTCAAGCTGTTGATTTAGATGAGGGCGTAAACGGTGATATAATTTATGCAATTGTCAATCACGACaatgataaaaatgtaaatgcgtTCTCGATAAACTCAGAAACAGGTGAAATTACGGTGCAAAAAGATGTAGATTATGAGCAGAGTAATGCAATAGAACTTCGAATACAAGCAAAAGACAGAGGTTATAATCCGAAAGCGGCTCACTGTAAAGTTTTAGTCGAAATCGTAGATGTGAATGACAACACACCGTTGATATCTGTGACGTCTTTAGTGAGCACTGTAAAAGAAGATGCTCCCATTGGCACGATGGTTGGAGTGATAACTGTAACTGATAATGATGCTGGTAAAAACGGACAGGTAACATTAAAGATTCAGGGCTCTGTTCCTTTTAAAGTTCAGAACTCCTATAAGAATTATTATACTTTAGTTGTAGATGGTCCTCTAGACAGAGAGCGCGCGTCCGAGTATAACGTGACCATCACAGCTACTGATGAAGGTACTCCGCCTCTCTCCAGCACCAGTGTCATTGCTGTACACGTTTCTGATGTGAATGACAACGCGCCGCGCTTTCCAGAGCCCGTCATTAATGTTTATGTGAAAGAGAACAGTCAGATTGGAGCTGTTATTCACACAGTTTCTGCTTTAGATCCTGACGTAGGTGATAATGCCCGGATAACATATTCTGTACTGGAAAGCTCTAAAAGCGGCCCGGTAACATCCATGATCAACATCAACTCTGACAGTGGAGATATTCACAGTTTACAGTCGTTTAACTATGAGGAGATGAAAACTTTCCAGTTTAAAGTTCAGGCCACAGACTCTGGTGT includes the following:
- the LOC137035222 gene encoding protocadherin alpha-3-like, which codes for MSKQGFKSWMYFIVAFSIWNITDGQIVYSISEEADPGTTVGNIAKDLNLNLQELELRGFQIVSGPNKRYFNVNLKGGVLLVKERIDREQLCGRSSKCSLELEAIVNTPVNMYRLEVNVLDINDNTPTFKSPKTELNIAESAFPGERFTLPSALDADVGSNSVKSYKLSPNEHFSLDVQSGGDQSVSAELVLQKALDREKQSVIQLTLTAVDGGKPPRSGTSQIIINVEDANDNIPVFSKSLYKTRIMENAPPGTSVVTVHASDADEGLNGEIIYSFIRSDDDNIANAFTIDSVSGLISVVGNIDYESSNAVEIRVQAKDKGQKPRAAHCKVLIEIVDVNDNVPDISVTSLAETVREDAAVGTMVGLITVKDGDGGKNGAVVLKIRDSAPFRIQNTYKNKYSLVVDGPLDRERASEYNVTITATDEGTPPLSSTSVIAVHVSDVNDNAPRFPEPVINVYVKENSQIGAVIHTVSALDPDVGDNARITYSVLESSKSGPVTSMININSDSGDIHSLQSFNYEEMKTFQFKVQATDSGVPPLSSNVTVNVFILDENDNSPGILAPYSELGSVNTENIPYSAEAGYFVAKIRAVDADSGYNALLSYHISEPKGNNLFRIGSSSGEIRTKRRMSDNDLKTHPLVILVCDNGEPSLSATVSIDVVVVESAGDVKTPFRHAPIKEESFSDLNLYLLIAIVCVSVIFLLSLISLIAVKCHRTDGSLGRYSAPMITTHPDGSWSYSKATQQYDVCFSSDTLKSDVVVFPAQFPPADAELISINGGDTFTRTQTLPNKEKM
- the LOC137023027 gene encoding protocadherin alpha-2-like isoform X2, coding for MVRQRQRTSIFLIVFFCIWKFCNGQIVYSVSEEAKPGTTVGNLAKDFNLNLDDLELRGFRIVSGQNEKYFDLNRKTGALHIKDRLDREELCGRSSKCVLELEAIVNSPLNMYRFEVNVLDINDNAPAFASQKKYLNVSELALPGERFPIQNAFDADVGSNSIKSYKLSPNEHFSLDVQSAGEQSVSAELVLQKALDREKQALIHLTLTAVDGGKPPRSGTMEIIVNVEDINDNIPVFSKSLYKARVSENAPHGTSVITVHARDLDEGLNGEVVYSLLNHDSNKNIMPFAIDSTSGLISVQGNIDYEEYAAIEIRVQAKDKGQNARVAHCKVLIEILDINDNVPEISVTSLAETVREDAGAGTMVGLITVKDGDAAKNGAVILKIRDSVPFKIQNTYKNKYSLVVDGPLDRERASEYNVTITATDEGTPPLSSTSVIAVHVSDVNDNAPRFPEPVINVYVKENSQIGAVIHTVSALDPDVGDNARITYSVLESSKSGPVTSMININSDSGDIHSLQSFNYEEMKTFQFKVQATDSGVPPLSSNVTVNVFILDENDNSPGILAPYSELGSVNTENIPYSAEAGYFVAKIRAVDADSGYNALLSYHISEPKGNNLFRIGSSSGEIRTKRRMSDNDLKTHPLVILVCDNGEPSLSATVSIDVVVVESAGDVKTPFRHAPIKEESFSDLNLYLLIAIVCVSVIFLLSLISLIAVKCHRTDGSLGRYSAPMITTHPDGSWSYSKATQQYDVCFSSDTLKSDVVVFPAQFPPADAELISINGGDTFTRTQTLPNKEKFVLQLPHDPQFSGTIINQSLHKQPKVPSADWRYSASLRAGMQSSVHMEESSVMQGAQGVLVQNWPTVSSAPDNEGGEVSPPVGAGVDSNSWHFRYGPGPGGPPHLKPGEVPPEAFIIPGSPAIISIRQGQDGDDKSDFITFGKKEEKKKKKKKKEKKDKREKGKDDDD
- the LOC137022830 gene encoding protocadherin alpha-8-like, with the translated sequence MESKDQSKFRLWLCVYLLCRLWNITGGQFVYSVSEEANPGTAVGNLVKDFNLNIQDLEVRGFHIVPGPNKRYFDLNTKTGILSVRERIDREEICEQNVKCSLPLEAMISSPLNIYRFEINVVDINDNAPVFRTSIIHLNITESAIPGERFPLQRALDADVGVNSVKSYKLSPNEHFSLDVQSGGDQSVSAELVLQKALDREKQSVIQLTLTSVDGGKPPRSGTTEIIVNVVDVNDNIPVFSKSLYKAKTTENAARGTHVITVQAVDLDEGVNGDIIYAIVNHDNDKNVNAFSINSETGEITVQKDVDYEQSNAIELRIQAKDRGYNPKAAHCKVLVEIVDVNDNTPLISVTSLVSTVKEDAPIGTMVGVITVTDNDAGKNGQVTLKIQGSVPFKVQNSYKNYYTLVVDGPLDRERASEYNVTITATDEGTPPLSSTSVIAVHVSDVNDNAPRFPEPVINVYVKENSQIGAVIHTVSALDPDVGDNARITYSVLESSKSGPVTSMININSDSGDIHSLQSFNYEEMKTFQFKVQATDSGVPPLSSNVTVNVFILDENDNSPGILAPYSELGSVNTENIPYSAEAGYFVAKIRAVDADSGYNALLSYHISEPKGNNLFRIGSSSGEIRTKRRMSDNDLKTHPLVILVCDNGEPSLSATVSIDVVVVESAGDVKTPFRHAPIKEESFSELNLYLLIAIVCVSVIFLLSLISLIAVKCHRTDGSLGRYSAPMITTHPDGSWSYSKATQQYDVCFSSDTLKSDVVVFPAQFPPADAELISINGGDTFTRTQTLPNKEKVRMFY